CAAGCCCAAAAAATTAAAGAGAAAATAGATATTCTTGAAAACTTCCAGGGTAAATCAACCATTGTAAATCCTTCTATTTCCAATGTGGATGTATTTGGTATGGCCGGCGATGAATCCTATGCCTTCGTACATTATATGAAAGTAACCAATGGAGCCATTGTTCAAACCCATACCGTGGAAATGAAAAAGAAATTGGATGAAACCAAGGAGGAATTGTTGCTCCTGGCTATGGCCGATATTCGGGAGAAGTTCCGCAGTTTGAGCAAAGAGGTTTTAGTGCCTTTCTTGCCCGAAATGGAATTTCCGGATATCCATTTTAACGTGCCTCAACGCGGTGATAAACGAAAATTGCTTGAACTGTCTCAGCGAAATGCTGAACAATACCAAAAAGACCGGCAATCGCAAATTGCTTTAGTTGACCCTGAAAGGCATTCCAACCGAATTATGGAACGCATGATGCAAGATCTTCGGATGAAAGAAAAACCCACCCACATCGAGTGTTTCGATAATTCCAATATCCAGGGAACCAATCCGGTTAGTGCCATGACCGTTTTTAAAAATGGTAAACCTTCCAAAAAAGACTACCGCCATTTTAATATCCGAACTGTGGTAGGACCCAATGACTTTGCCAGCATGGAAGAAGTTATTTTTCGACGCTATAAACGGGTACTCGATGAAGGTTTATCCATGCCACAACTCATTGTTATTGACGGAGGTAAAGGCCAACTTTCATCGGCAGTGCAATCCTTGTCGCAATTGGGACTTATGGGAAAAGTAACCGTTATTGGTATTGCCAAAAAGCTGGAAGAAATTTACTTCCCCAACGATAGCTTGCCCTTGTATTTGGATAAACGCAGTGAAACCTTAAAGATTATTCAGCAAATTCGTGATGAGGCTCACCGTTTTGGAATTACCCACCATCGAAGCAAGCGTAACAAGTCCACTTTGCAAACCGAACTCACCCAAATTCAAGGAATTAGCGATAAAACCGCCGAGAAATTACTGGTTGAATTCCGTTCGGTGAAGGGTGTTTCGGAGGCAAGTTCGGAGGAATTGTACCAGGTTGTTGGACAAGCCAAAGCCAAGCTCATCAGGGAGTATTTTGACAAGAAACAAGGCTAGCCAAGTACTAAAATTATAACAATTTTCCTGACAGATAAACTTCAGCCCTCTTAGAAGGGCAAGCGCTTGTTTAAACCATTTCTCCTCCAGTTCAAAGGTTGGTAAACGCTAGACAGATTGGGTTTGCACCCTCGGGCAACGATAGAGCCAGGTAGCCCACAGGACCCCTATGGCGTTAGCCTAGGGGGACGAGGACTACAGGCGATAGCGTGACCCGAAGCCCTTTGCAGGTAGAAAAGGTTTATGCAGGAAAAATGGAGGGCGAGGGGGCCCGCCAAATCATCTTAAAAAATCTAAACCTACTCCTGATGAAAATTTAGTCAGAAAATAATATAAGTGGTTGATTACAAATGAATTACTTCGCCATAAGCTGCTGCTGCCGCTTCCATAATAGCCTCGCTCATAGTTGGGTGAGGATGCACAGCCTTA
The window above is part of the Bacteroidia bacterium genome. Proteins encoded here:
- the uvrC gene encoding excinuclease ABC subunit UvrC, with protein sequence MEVRSLDTILKTLPDKPGVYQYFDKEGKILYVGKAKSLKKRVSSYFNKQTFENGKTAVLVRKIDDIRFTVVDNPLEALLLENSLIKKLQPRYNVMLKDDKTYPWIVIKNEAFPRIFPTRRMIKDGSEYFGPYASVVMMKTLLDLIKQLYPRRTCPLNLTKQNIQAGKFRVCLEYHIGNCKAPCVGKQSEAEYAEMVQQVREIIKGNLGEVLGMLKSEMKEKAANLEFEQAQKIKEKIDILENFQGKSTIVNPSISNVDVFGMAGDESYAFVHYMKVTNGAIVQTHTVEMKKKLDETKEELLLLAMADIREKFRSLSKEVLVPFLPEMEFPDIHFNVPQRGDKRKLLELSQRNAEQYQKDRQSQIALVDPERHSNRIMERMMQDLRMKEKPTHIECFDNSNIQGTNPVSAMTVFKNGKPSKKDYRHFNIRTVVGPNDFASMEEVIFRRYKRVLDEGLSMPQLIVIDGGKGQLSSAVQSLSQLGLMGKVTVIGIAKKLEEIYFPNDSLPLYLDKRSETLKIIQQIRDEAHRFGITHHRSKRNKSTLQTELTQIQGISDKTAEKLLVEFRSVKGVSEASSEELYQVVGQAKAKLIREYFDKKQG